In Ficedula albicollis isolate OC2 chromosome 19, FicAlb1.5, whole genome shotgun sequence, one DNA window encodes the following:
- the C1QBP gene encoding complement component 1 Q subcomponent-binding protein, mitochondrial, whose amino-acid sequence GGGLHTEGDKAFAQFLTDEIQEEKKIQKHKSLPKVSGGWELEVHGTEAKLVRKIAGEKITVTFNINNSIPPSAEEDAQEQQKPDEQEPELTSTPNFVVEVIKDDTKQTLVLDCHFPEDEIGHEGEEESDIFTIREVSFQPTGEADWKDTNYTLNTDSLDWALYDHLMDFLADRGVDNTFADELIELSTALEHQEYIKFLEDLKSFVKCQ is encoded by the exons gggggcgggctgCACACCGAGG GAGACAAAGCCTTTGCACAGTTCCTGACGGATGAGATCCAGGAGGAGAAGAAGATCCAGAAGCACAAATCGCTGCCCAAGGTGTCCGGGGGGTGGGAGCTGGAGGTCCATGGCACAGAGGCCAAGCTGGTGCGGAAGATCGCGGGGGAAAA GATAACTGTTACATTCAACATCAATAACAGCATTCCACCCTCGGCTGAAGAAGAcgctcaggagcagcagaaacctGACGAGCAGGAG CCTGAACTTACATCAACTCCAAACTTTGTTGTGGAAGTAATAAAAGATGATACGAAACAGACCCTTGTGCTTGACTGCCATTTCCCTGAAGATGAG ATTGGACatgaaggagaggaagaaagtgATATTTTCACAATTCGGGAGGTCAGCTTCCAGCCCACTGGAGAAGCTGACTGGAAGGACACCAACTACACCCTCAACACAGATTCCCTTGACTGG GCTCTCTATGATCACTTGATGGATTTCCTGGCTGACCGAGGAGTGGACAACACCTTTGCTGATGAGTTAAtagagctcagcactgccctggagcaccaggagtACATTAAATTCCTTGAAGACCTGAAAAGCTTTGTCAAATGTCAGTAG
- the RPAIN gene encoding RPA-interacting protein, with protein sequence MVLGRAQQRLVHVKKGRVYAQKRLKTEMLQGSTSRSKRKHSSSLFWMGSRCLSPPPSLPRDPPISRPAGADGPGALPSRQRCMERLRSSRAQLLERYRQAGDGPCAAAPGALLVQEVMEQEWQELRDRLPGLGGDQPMEQMLEDPDELAVLEEIQQELILQEQLVIEEYERSQRFDEECLNAMLDSLDATDRVICPVCRKNNLTVQAHLVCCQCGLYISTQDMTEGKLRSLLESTLTEHSQRCLHSPEFTVTSGMEEETSLLMSCPVCDSWMILL encoded by the exons atggtgctgggcagggctcagcagcgTCTGGTGCACGTCAAAAAGGGGCGGGTTTATGCACAGAAGCgtctgaaaacagaaatgttacaGGGAAGCACAAGCCGTTCAAAGCGGAAGCACAGCTCATCGTTATTTTGGATG ggATCCCGCTGTCTCAGCCCTCCGCCCTCTCTCCCCCGGGATCCCCCCATATCCCGCCCAGCCGGTGCTGACGGCCCGGGCGCTCTCCCCTCTCGGCAGCGCTGTATGGAGCGGCTGAGGAGCAGCCGGGCGCAGCTGCTGGAGCGGTACCGCCAGGCCGGGGACGGGCCGTGCGCGGCGGCCCCGGGAGCGCTGCTGGTGCAGGAGgtgatggagcaggagtggcaGGAGCTGCGGGACAGGCTGCCCGGCCTCGGCGGAGATCAGCCCATGGAGCAG ATGCTGGAGGACCCTgatgagctggcagtgctggaagagATCCAACAAGAATTGATCTTGCAAG AGCAGTTGGTCATCGAGGAGTACGAGCGGAGCCAGCGCTTCGATGAGGAATGTCTCAACGCCATGCTCGACAGCCTGGATGCCACTGACAGGGTCATCTGCCCAGTATGTAGGAA GAATAACCTGACTGTGCAGGCTCACTTGGTTTGTTGCCAGTGTGGACTGTACATCAGCACGCAG GATATGACAGAAGGGAAGCTTCGGTCACTTCTGGAAAGCACCTtgacagagcacagccagaggtGCTTGCACAGCCCTGAGTTCACAGTCACCAGTGGCATGGAGGAGGAAACCAGTCTGCTCATGAGCTGCCCA GTCTGTGACTCTTGGATGATTCTCCTCTAA